A genome region from Pristis pectinata isolate sPriPec2 chromosome 4, sPriPec2.1.pri, whole genome shotgun sequence includes the following:
- the stx19 gene encoding syntaxin-19 has protein sequence MRDRLEELRKQAKEAELTTDNESKKTKQTGGNVAFKKQIIIFEKEPVILIFLVHAEGIKDEINELRNDIKKLSEQSTTTVLFTRRFSIIKKDSSNLIKNLKVRAESIHKQLDSLSKDAKQSEAEFGEDAVVSRIKRAQYSLLFQQYQMAMLEFNTVLTNKQEICKKFMQRQLEVIGKEVSEEELNNMVEHDKWYVFNENFLTDLKITKQHMSEIEFRHKELISLENQIKELQDLFVQISLLVQEQGDFLNNIERATLNTKEYTEKSKDKIKQAGKYIKQSLCRKLCCWCFTCCI, from the coding sequence ATGAGGGACCGCCTCGAAGAGCTCAGAAAACAGGCAAAGGAAGCTGAACTTACAACAGACAACgaaagcaaaaaaacaaagcaaacagGAGGAAACGTGGCCTTTAAAAAGCAGATCATCATTTTTGAAAAGGAACCCGTGATACTGATTTTTTTAGTTCATGCAGAAGGAATTAAAGATGAAATTAACGAACTTAGAAATGATATAAAGAAACTGAGTGAACAAAGCACTACCACAGTGCTTTTCACACGGCGGTTCAGTATTATAAAAAAAGATAGTTCCAACCTCATTAAAAACCTGAAAGTCCGGGCCGAGTCCATCCACAAGCAATTAGATTCTTTATCAAAAGATGCAAAACAGTCAGAGGCAGagtttggagaagatgcagttgTTTCAAGAATTAAGAGAGCACAATATTCATTGTTGTTTCAGCAATATCAGATGGCCATGTTAGAATTCAACACTGTTCTAACTAACAAACAAGAAATCTGCAAGAAATTCATGCAGCGCCAGCTTGAAGTTATTGGAAAGGAAGTATCAGAAGAAGAGCTAAACAACATGGTTGAACATGATAAGTGGTATGTTTTCAATGAAAACTTCCTCACTGACCTCAAAATTACTAAACAACACATGTCTGAAATCGAATTCCGCCACAAAGAGCTGATCAGTCTTGAGAATCAGATCAAAGAGCTGCAAGATCTCTTTGTGCAGATTTCACTTTTAGTGCAAGAGCAAGGGGATTTTCTAAACAACATTGAAAGGGCAACGTTGAACACAAAAGAATACACGGAGAAGAGCAAGGATAAAATCAAGCAAGCaggaaaatacataaaacaaagtCTATGCAGAAAGTTGTGTTGTTGGTGTTTCACTTGCTGCATTTAG